The Natrarchaeobaculum sulfurireducens genome segment ACGAGGGGCGGGGAACCAGCGATGGTTCCTACGGTGATTATACGAATCCCGATGAGGTGGTTCGAGAGAGCGGAACCCCCTCGGCTCACGAAAGGTGCCAAGTACCTTTCGAACGACCCCGTTGACCCGGACACAGCCCTACACAGGAGAGAAAACGAGATTTTTCCCGGGTTCGAGCGAGAGCCAAGCTCTCGTGGACCGTTAAAAGACTGTGTCTTCCGAGCTGCTGCCGATTTCACTTGAGTACGGGTTGGAACCTCAAGCGCCACGCTCGGCGGAGATCCAAGAGCCGGGTTTCATGCCCGTCAGGGGGTAGAGGTGGTCAATCCCGTAATGAAAATCCGAGAAGGTCGTCGCGTTCATCGCATAAGAACGTATGACGTCCCGTTATGTGTGCTGTGCCCGAAACTTCGGGGGTCGTTACGGTAATCCCCTCGCTAGAGGTCGACTCGAGAATCCGACCGGTAAATCCAGTGCCAATTACACTCTCATATCGGTAGGGCTCGTCGACGGCCAGTTCGTTGGCGTCGTGCAACAGCGTCATCTTCGCGCATGTTCCGGTCCCACAGGGTGACCGATCGATCTGCCCCTCCCCAAAGACGACGACGTTTCGGTCGGGACCGTCACGATGCTCGTAGAACTCGACAATCGAGATGTGGTGGGGCCGACCGGTTTGTGGGTGTCGGATATTAAGTGCGTCGTTCGCTTTTTGACGTATTTCGAGGCCGTACTCTACGAACGTGTCGACATGCCCTGGATCAACCGACATGCCGACCTCGTTGACATTGACCAGTGCAAAGACGTTACCAGCAAATACCACATCGAGTGAGATTGTGTGTGTCTCGTGTCCACTGGTGAACGTGAGAGTCAGTGTGTCGTAGACGAACGAATCGACGTTCCGAATAGCGACCTCGGCCACGCGGCCGTCAATGATGCTAGGTCGAGCTCGTACCAGTCCAGCGGGCGTCTCGACGATAATCGTCGGCTTCTCTTCGAGCTGGCCCGTTTCGAGCAGTGCCGTTACGGCACCAATCGTTCCGTGACCGCACATATCGAGGTAGCCACGACTGTCCATAAAAAACAGTCCGAGGTCGGCCTCGGCGCTCGCTGGGTCCACCGGGACCGCACCGAACATGTCGTCGTGGCCGCGGGGCTCACACATCAGTAGTTCCCGAAGCCAGTCCTGGCTCTCGGCAAACCGATCACGCTGGTCGGCAACGCTTCCACCACGGATCTGAGAACGGTCAAAACCGCCCGTGACGATCCGGGTGGGTTCACCCGCAGTGTGTGTATCGAGCGTGTCCACGAACGTCTCAATTTGTATCATCGAAGCTGGTGAGGGGTGATAGTTACAATCGCTCGAGCGATTCGACCTCGTCATCACTCCAATCATAGAAGCGATGATCGGCACTCTTGAGGACGTCAACGCATTCGTTGTACTGCTCGCGAGCGACCTCGACGTCGGGATCGTCGGGTCGTGAGTGAATCCATTCACGCAGATCCTCGAGTGCGTTCGGCGAATAGGTGTCTATCCGACGCTGATCCTCGACGATCGAGATCTTCTTTTCTTCCTGCCTGAACGTTCGGATCATCGCCCAGCTCGCGACGCCCCAGAACATGACCACTGCAACACCCATGCCGATCCACGTCTCGGCGGTGAGTACCTCTGACATCAGTCGTCACCCCCGGTGGGTTCCGCAGTGGTGGGTGCTTCGCGATTCCCCTCGACGTACTTCATCACGGCGAAGCTCACGATGGGCACGAGGACGATGACAACCATACCAGCGATCATGATGTCCGCACCGTAGAAGTCGATCGCGAACGCGACCATGATCGCGGCCATCACGACCGGCACGACGTACTTCACAGCGACGTTCCACCAGCGGCCGACGTAGATACCACTGTTCTGGTTCACGGAGAGCACGCGGAGTTTCTCAGGGCCCATGAACCAGCCGACAGCGATCAGAATCGCAATCGTTGCCAGGGGCAGCCCCCAAAGGGCAAACGTGTCATCACCAAACTCGAGTATGTCCGGCGAGTACGCACTCGGGATTCCGATGAGCCAGATCAGCCCGCACACGGCTAAGACGGCCTTGCCGCGAGAGAGACGGGTCTCCTCAGCAACAGTGGTGACACCGACTTCCGTGATGACGAGCCCAGAGGTGATCGCTGCGAGGAAGAATCCGGTGAAAAAGACGATCGCCCAGAGACCACCGGCAGACATCTCCATGAATACCTGCGGCAGCGCTTCAAAAGTCAGACCGGCTCCCGTCGCTGGGTCGACACCGAAGGCGAAGACCAGTGGGAAGATGGCGAACGCTGCCAGCACACCGATCGACGCTTCGCCAACAGCAGTGAAGACGCCCCCGCCGAGTGGGACGTCGTCGTACTCACGGAGGTAACTCCCGACTGTGATCGCAATGCCCCACCCGAGCCCGGTCGAGAACAGTGCTTGAGCAAGCGCTTCTTGCCAAGTTGAGGCCATAAGCAAGAACTCCCATTCGACGTTGAACGTGAACGCGAGTCCCTCGCTTGCACCAGGCAGAGTCAGCGCACGAATTGCGATGGCAGCGAGCGCAATCACCAACGCTGGAACAGCGTAGACGACGACGCGTTCAACGCCCTTGGTGATACCGAGATAGAGGATGGCTGCGATCAGCCCCATAACCACGGTGTGTAACGCAAACATCGTCAGTGGATCGGCAAAAAGGTCACCAAGGAACGCCCCTGCCTCGAATTCGGCGCCGGTGAACGTGAACATGAACGAGTGGAGCATGTAGTACAGCGTCCATCCGATTACCGGCGAGTAATAGCTCATCAGGGCGATGTTGACGATGATAACGATCAAGCCAAGTCCGACCGCCGTCCCGCTTCCAGTCGCCTCGCGAATCGAGCCGATTACTCCCTTCCCCGCATACCGACCGAGTGCCACCTCGGCTATCAACCCGGGGATCATGATCAAGAACAATAAGATGAGGAACGCCAGGATGAACGCCCCGCCACCGTTTTCGCCGGTGACGAACGGGAATCTCCAGATATTGCCGACACCCACCATCGCCCCGATCATGGCCATCAGGAAACCAAACCGGGTCCCCCACTCCGCTCTTGCAGTCTTTGCACTCTCATTTGACATGCGTTATCATAGCAATGTTCTGAACGAACGGGTATAGAAAGCGCTCCGACTATAGTCGGGGTTCGGTCACCGCGATTATTCGAAATAGAAAACCACTGGTGACGCCATCTCTTTGCCTGCCTCTGGCATCGATAGTGGTGGACTCGAGTTTCACTGGTTCGACAGATAAAAAAGTCTAAACTCAAGTAACCGTGACAGTGAGTGATTCATCAAGTCGGACGTGGATGTCCTCGCCGTCCGGGACTGGGATGGTATACTCAATCACGACCGGATCTCGGTTGACGTATCGGGAGGGCCAATCCGGAGGACTTGCGAGGGCGCCCCAGGTTTGATTGGTCACGTTCCGGCCACGCTCGTACATAACTGCGATCACGTGGGGATCAGTGGCAACCACGATGGCTGGAAATGTCATCAGCGACCGGTCGCAGATGTCACATGAAACAGCCAAGAATTCGTCGGTTGTTCGTTCACAACACTCACACACCTGCTCAGCGTTCAGTTCGTGATCGAGACAGATTTCGAGAGTTTCCGTTGTC includes the following:
- a CDS encoding proline racemase family protein, whose protein sequence is MIQIETFVDTLDTHTAGEPTRIVTGGFDRSQIRGGSVADQRDRFAESQDWLRELLMCEPRGHDDMFGAVPVDPASAEADLGLFFMDSRGYLDMCGHGTIGAVTALLETGQLEEKPTIIVETPAGLVRARPSIIDGRVAEVAIRNVDSFVYDTLTLTFTSGHETHTISLDVVFAGNVFALVNVNEVGMSVDPGHVDTFVEYGLEIRQKANDALNIRHPQTGRPHHISIVEFYEHRDGPDRNVVVFGEGQIDRSPCGTGTCAKMTLLHDANELAVDEPYRYESVIGTGFTGRILESTSSEGITVTTPEVSGTAHITGRHTFLCDERDDLLGFSLRD
- a CDS encoding sodium-dependent transporter; its protein translation is MSNESAKTARAEWGTRFGFLMAMIGAMVGVGNIWRFPFVTGENGGGAFILAFLILLFLIMIPGLIAEVALGRYAGKGVIGSIREATGSGTAVGLGLIVIIVNIALMSYYSPVIGWTLYYMLHSFMFTFTGAEFEAGAFLGDLFADPLTMFALHTVVMGLIAAILYLGITKGVERVVVYAVPALVIALAAIAIRALTLPGASEGLAFTFNVEWEFLLMASTWQEALAQALFSTGLGWGIAITVGSYLREYDDVPLGGGVFTAVGEASIGVLAAFAIFPLVFAFGVDPATGAGLTFEALPQVFMEMSAGGLWAIVFFTGFFLAAITSGLVITEVGVTTVAEETRLSRGKAVLAVCGLIWLIGIPSAYSPDILEFGDDTFALWGLPLATIAILIAVGWFMGPEKLRVLSVNQNSGIYVGRWWNVAVKYVVPVVMAAIMVAFAIDFYGADIMIAGMVVIVLVPIVSFAVMKYVEGNREAPTTAEPTGGDD